From one Coffea eugenioides isolate CCC68of chromosome 11, Ceug_1.0, whole genome shotgun sequence genomic stretch:
- the LOC113753110 gene encoding protein IMPAIRED IN BABA-INDUCED STERILITY 1-like, giving the protein MGCISSKQARSRKKSPVFDSPVDVIVSKDDDGDNGRPAILDSSLKFHSNVGFGTLEKIREESEKEEDESVTQPPPVRHHASGPHSGHHHSRSAKKASSASVKKSAFSLKFGRLTEGEHVAAGWPAWLTAVAGEAIAGWLPLRSDSFERLEKIGQGTYSSVYRARDNETGKMVALKKVRFDNFQPESVRFMAREITILRQLDHPNIMKLEGIITSRLSCSIYLVFEYMEHDLSGLLSCPGIKFTESQIKCYMRQLVSGVEHCHSRGIMHRDIKASNILVNNEGILKIADFGLANFLSARNKQPLTSRVVTLWYRPPELLLGSTNYGLTVDLWSLGCVFAELFIGRPLLKGRTEVEQLHKIFKLCGSPPDEYWKQSKLPLATMFKPQHPYESTLRERCKEFPKTAVNLIETLLSMDPQKRGTASAALESEYFNTKPYACDPSSMPKYPPNKEIDAKFREEAKRKKVGSTVRASGASRNTRRGRKSAQEPSNFFKVVPTEEVDPITQATRRNNSGSKGKGATVSWMSLKPSDTVSEASQMTEESHDDSIRSVPIEMPASSNFAWAKRRKQDASRKIYGNANMRTQKPSAFDHSSVLQVEAIFESEEQEYDDLSSRAGADEIAKRAMQKQRMRPHRLDSFESSDMYENQELQMDYNSQQGRVKSGPLAYQPHRIDARQDSQIHHPIRRSRFSRDL; this is encoded by the exons ATGGGTTGCATTAGCTCCAAACAGGCCAGGTCTAGGAAAAAATCGCCTGTTTTTGATTCCCCTGTGGATGTGATTGTCAGCAAGGACGACGATGGGGATAATGGGCGCCCTGCTATTTTGGATTCCTCATTGAAGTTTCATTCTAATGTTGGGTTTGGGACGTTAGAGAAGATCAGGGAGGAATCTGAAAAGGAGGAGGATGAATCCGTAACGCAGCCGCCACCGGTGCGGCATCATGCTAGTGGCCCCCATTCAGGCCACCACCATTCCAGGTCTGCCAAGAAGGCTTCCTCTGCCTCCGTTAAAAAGTCTGCCTTTAGCCTCAAATTTGGAAGGTTAACAGAAGGTGAGCATGTTGCAGCAGGCTGGCCCGCTTGGCTTACTGCGGTGGCCGGGGAAGCCATTGCTGGCTGGCTGCCCCTCAGGTCTGATTCATTTGAGAGATTAGAGAAG ATTGGACAAGGTACTTACAGCAGTGTGTATCGTGCACGTGATAATGAGACTGGTAAGATGGTAGCCCTGAAGAAGGTGCGTTTTGACAATTTCCAACCAGAAAGTGTCAGATTTATGGCACGAGAAATAACAATCCTTCGCCAACTTGACCATCCAAACATCATGAAACTGGAGGGGATAATAACGTCTCGCTTATCATGTAGCATATACCTTGTCTTTGAGTACATGGAACATGATCTCTCTGGTCTATTATCTTGCCCCGGCATCAAGTTTACTGAATCACAG ATTAAATGCTATATGCGCCAACTAGTAAGTGGCGTAGAGCATTGCCATTCACGAGGAATTATGCATCGAGACATTAAAGCATCAAATATCTTGGTGAACAACGAAGGAATATTGAAGATAGCAGATTTCGGTCTGGCAAATTTTCTTAGTGCAAGGAATAAGCAACCACTGACTAGTCGTGTTGTCACTCTATGGTATCGGCCTCCTGAACTTCTGTTGGGGTCCACAAATTATGGGCTAACAGTGGATTTATGGAGCTTGGGATGTGTTTTTGCAGAACTTTTCATTGGGAGGCCCCTTCTTAAGGGAAGAACTGAG GTTGAACAGTTGCACAAAATCTTTAAACTTTGTGGTTCTCCACCTGATGAATACTGGAAACAGTCCAAACTTCCTCTTGCAACCATGTTCAAACCCCAGCATCCTTATGAAAGTACACTTCGTGAAAGATGTAAAGAGTTCCCCAAGACAGCAGTTAACCTCATTGAAACCCTTCTTTCAATGGACCCCCAAAAACGTGGAACTGCTTCAGCTGCCCTCGAGTCTGAG TATTTCAATACGAAGCCTTATGCATGTGATCCATCAAGCATGCCGAAGTATCCTCCAAATAAAGAGATTGATGCAAAATTCCGTGAAGAAGCAAAAAG GAAAAAGGTTGGAAGCACAGTCAGAGCATCTGGAGCCTCGAGAAATACGAGAAGAGGTCGCAAAAGTGCTCAAGAACCAAGCAACTTCTTTAAAGTTGTTCCAACAGAG GAGGTTGATCCCATTACTCAAGCTACTCGAAGAAACAACAGTGGTAGTAAGGGCAAAGGGGCAACTGTATCCTGGATGTCTCTGAAGCCATCTGACACGGTGTCAGAGGCTTCTCAAATGACAGAAGAATCTCACGATGATAGCATTCGTTCGGTCCCAATAGAAATGCCAGCATCAAGTAATTTTGCATGGGCAAAAAGGCGAAAACAGGATGCATCCAGAAAGATATATGGTAATGCCAACATGAGAACTCAGAAGCCGAGTGCATTTGATCATTCCAGTGTACTGCAAGTAGAGGCCATCTTCGAATCAGAAGAGCAAGAGTACGATGATTTGTCAAGCAGGGCTGGTGCTGACGAGATTGCAAAGCGTGCTATGCAGAAGCAACGAATGAGGCCTCATCGACTAGATTCTTTTGAATCATCTGATATGTACGAGAATCAGGAATTGCAAATG GATTATAATAGCCAACAAGGGCGGGTTAAATCAGGACCTTTGGCATATCAGCCCCATAGAATCGACGCAAGGCAAGACAGTCAGATCCATCACCCTATTCGTAGATCCCGGTTCTCCAGAG ATTTGTAA